One window of Dysgonomonas mossii genomic DNA carries:
- a CDS encoding glycoside hydrolase family 3 protein has product MKKKYIPIFLLGILSLQCTQPTKTDDYILVENKGGPTLGYSAASGVKIITVDDLKFKDLNKNGKLDKYEDWRLPVQERAENLASLMSIEQIAGLMLYSAHQSLPAKESGFLAGTYDGKSFTESEANAWNLTDQQKKFLKEDNLRHVLVMGIQSPEVAARWNNQMQAYIEGLGLGIPGNTSSDPRHSGQLVGSSNPEFNAGGDRISIWPDGLAMAATFDPSIVKQFGEVAAKEYRALGIATALSPQIDLGTEPRWFRINMTFGESPELATDMARAYIDGFQTSEGNAEIKDGWGYNSVNAMVKHWPSGGPEEGGRDGHWAFGKFAVYPGNNFETHLTPFLEGAFKLEGKTNKASAVMPYYTISYNQAKDGTNYANGFSKYIITDLLRDKYGYDGVVCTDWLITGDEGKSPGDFAGKPWGAEKLSISERHYLTIMAGVDQFGGNNDKEPVLEAYRMGVKEHGEEFMRKRFEQSAVRLLKNIFRVGLFENPYLDPKESEATVGCEAFIKAGYEAQLKSIVLLKNKSTVLPVKDSKKTVYIPKKINPSVRDWWGNITPETEAIPVNLDLVKQYYNVTDNPQNADFALVFVNSPHSNSDGGGYDKEDRKAGGNGYVPISLQYGPYTATEARSHSIAAGDPVVDPSITDRSYKGKSTTVVNTKDLNTILDTKTQMGDKPVVAVVNATRPMVFNEFENKVEGIVIRFGVSDKAVMDIVSGKAEPSGLLPVQMPANMVTVEKQKEDVPFDMECHTDTEGNTYDFGFGLNWKGVIKDARNQKYIKN; this is encoded by the coding sequence ATTACATCCTTGTAGAAAATAAAGGTGGCCCTACATTAGGGTACTCAGCAGCATCAGGTGTAAAAATCATTACGGTTGACGATCTAAAGTTTAAAGACCTCAACAAAAACGGAAAGCTGGATAAGTATGAAGATTGGCGTTTGCCTGTACAAGAAAGAGCAGAGAATCTCGCTTCACTGATGTCTATAGAACAGATAGCTGGTCTGATGCTATACAGTGCACACCAATCGTTACCGGCTAAGGAAAGTGGGTTTTTAGCAGGGACATACGATGGAAAGTCCTTCACCGAAAGCGAAGCGAATGCTTGGAATCTAACCGATCAACAAAAGAAATTCTTAAAAGAAGATAACCTACGACATGTATTAGTTATGGGTATCCAAAGTCCTGAAGTAGCAGCTCGCTGGAACAATCAGATGCAAGCTTACATAGAAGGTCTTGGATTAGGTATTCCGGGAAACACAAGTTCAGACCCTCGACATTCGGGACAATTGGTTGGATCTTCGAATCCTGAATTCAACGCAGGAGGAGACCGCATATCTATTTGGCCTGATGGGTTAGCTATGGCAGCTACATTTGACCCTTCTATAGTGAAACAGTTCGGAGAAGTGGCAGCTAAAGAATATAGAGCATTAGGCATAGCAACTGCGCTTTCACCTCAAATAGATTTAGGCACCGAGCCTCGCTGGTTCCGTATCAACATGACATTTGGTGAAAGTCCGGAATTGGCAACAGATATGGCTCGCGCTTATATTGATGGCTTCCAAACTTCGGAAGGTAATGCAGAGATTAAAGACGGATGGGGCTACAACAGTGTAAATGCAATGGTAAAACACTGGCCTAGTGGAGGTCCCGAAGAAGGAGGCCGAGACGGGCATTGGGCTTTTGGAAAATTTGCAGTGTATCCGGGAAATAATTTCGAAACACATCTAACACCATTCCTCGAAGGTGCTTTCAAGTTGGAAGGCAAAACGAATAAAGCATCAGCCGTTATGCCATACTATACAATATCATACAATCAGGCAAAAGACGGAACAAACTATGCTAATGGATTTAGTAAGTATATCATAACAGACCTTCTGCGCGACAAGTATGGATATGATGGCGTAGTGTGCACCGACTGGCTGATTACAGGAGATGAAGGGAAATCTCCGGGAGATTTTGCTGGAAAGCCATGGGGAGCAGAAAAACTGTCTATTTCCGAAAGACATTACCTAACCATCATGGCGGGAGTTGATCAGTTTGGAGGCAACAATGATAAAGAACCTGTATTAGAAGCTTATCGCATGGGTGTAAAAGAGCATGGAGAAGAATTTATGCGCAAACGCTTCGAACAATCGGCAGTTCGTTTATTAAAGAATATATTTCGGGTAGGGCTTTTCGAAAATCCGTATCTCGATCCTAAAGAAAGTGAAGCAACAGTTGGTTGCGAAGCATTTATAAAGGCGGGTTATGAAGCTCAACTGAAGTCTATCGTATTACTAAAAAATAAATCGACAGTATTACCTGTGAAGGATAGCAAGAAAACGGTATATATTCCTAAGAAAATAAATCCTTCTGTTAGAGACTGGTGGGGCAATATAACTCCAGAAACTGAGGCAATACCCGTAAATCTTGACTTAGTAAAACAGTATTACAATGTAACAGACAATCCTCAAAATGCAGATTTTGCTCTTGTATTTGTAAACTCTCCGCATAGCAATAGTGATGGTGGAGGTTATGATAAAGAAGATAGAAAAGCCGGAGGAAATGGATATGTTCCTATTTCTCTACAATATGGGCCTTATACAGCTACAGAAGCCAGAAGTCACAGTATCGCCGCAGGAGACCCAGTAGTAGATCCTTCTATAACAGACAGATCATACAAAGGAAAGTCTACAACCGTAGTTAATACAAAAGATTTGAATACAATACTAGATACAAAAACACAGATGGGTGACAAGCCTGTTGTAGCTGTTGTAAACGCTACCAGACCGATGGTATTTAACGAATTCGAAAACAAAGTAGAAGGCATAGTCATTCGTTTTGGTGTATCAGACAAGGCGGTAATGGATATTGTTTCGGGTAAAGCAGAACCTTCGGGTTTACTTCCTGTGCAAATGCCGGCTAACATGGTTACAGTAGAAAAGCAGAAAGAAGATGTTCCTTTCGATATGGAATGCCACACAGATACAGAAGGCAACACTTATGATTTCGGATTTGGACTCAACTGGAAAGGCGTAATAAAAGATGCACGCAACCAGAAATATATAAAGAATTAA